The following proteins are co-located in the Labrys monachus genome:
- a CDS encoding ABC transporter permease, with translation MTTVPLQSPPRRSSPFGLDLKSIDTSLWFPIGVVAFLFVFFALATDSFATLRNFTAVSGQAGTLLIACLGGTFVVLMGSIDLSVGAIVLLGGAASVTLLNDTPVGFAVLPIVAVIGGVLGLVNGVIYTLGRIPSFIATLGTLSVFSGLALTILDGRAIQFDLSGFEQIAIGQLIPRLPNIALCALLAWIVVVFIAARTRFGRYMYLIGGGETVARTAGIPVERYKIYAFVLSGVLAAIGAVLSVARLGAAGPSLGSDLLLNSLAAIVVGGTSLSGGVGGPHRTLIGVLIIAILDNGLNLMGVSQYSQMVVKGLVVIAAVLVSRDRARTTVVK, from the coding sequence ATGACGACAGTTCCGCTCCAGTCGCCGCCGCGGCGTTCGTCGCCCTTCGGGCTCGACCTGAAATCCATCGATACGAGCCTGTGGTTTCCCATCGGTGTCGTGGCGTTCCTGTTCGTCTTCTTCGCGCTGGCGACGGATTCCTTTGCGACGCTGCGCAATTTCACCGCCGTCAGCGGACAGGCGGGAACCCTGCTCATCGCATGCCTCGGCGGGACCTTCGTGGTGCTGATGGGAAGCATCGACCTTTCGGTCGGCGCCATCGTGCTGCTGGGCGGCGCCGCCAGCGTCACCCTGCTGAACGACACGCCGGTGGGATTTGCCGTCCTGCCGATCGTCGCGGTGATCGGCGGCGTCCTCGGCCTGGTCAACGGCGTCATCTACACGCTGGGCCGCATCCCCTCCTTCATCGCGACGCTGGGGACGCTGTCGGTTTTCAGTGGCCTGGCTCTGACCATCCTCGACGGGCGGGCGATCCAGTTCGACCTGTCCGGCTTCGAGCAGATCGCCATAGGGCAGCTGATACCGCGCCTTCCCAATATCGCGCTGTGCGCGCTCCTGGCCTGGATCGTCGTGGTGTTCATCGCCGCCCGCACGCGGTTCGGACGCTACATGTACCTGATCGGCGGCGGCGAGACGGTCGCCCGCACCGCCGGCATCCCGGTGGAACGCTACAAGATCTATGCCTTCGTGCTGTCGGGCGTGCTGGCGGCCATCGGTGCCGTCCTGTCGGTGGCCCGTCTCGGGGCGGCCGGCCCGTCGCTCGGATCCGACCTCCTGCTCAACAGCCTCGCCGCCATCGTCGTCGGCGGCACCTCGCTCTCGGGCGGTGTCGGCGGCCCGCATCGGACGCTCATCGGCGTGCTCATCATCGCCATCCTCGACAACGGCCTGAACCTGATGGGCGTGTCGCAATACTCACAGATGGTGGTGAAGGGGCTGGTGGTCATCGCCGCCGTCCTGGTCAGCCGCGATCGCGCCCGTACCACCGTCGTAAAGTAG
- a CDS encoding NtaA/DmoA family FMN-dependent monooxygenase (This protein belongs to a clade of FMN-dependent monooxygenases, within a broader family of flavin-dependent oxidoreductases, the luciferase-like monooxygenase (LMM) family, some of whose members use coenzyme F420 rather than FMN.), which translates to MAKRLIFNGFSMNAVSHVYHGLWRHPLTAQTRFNDLDTWVALARLLEKGKFDALFVADILGVDAVYKGSWDTYIKEAVQIPINDSGVLVGALIQSTQHLGLTLTSSILQEHPFNFARKLSTLDHLSKGRVGWNIVTSVSHNAAQNFGFDRIVPHDERYRWAEEYVDVVYKLWEGSWDDDAVIDDKAGNIYADPDRIHRIHHQGQRYKVLGPHLSQPSRQRTPVLFQAGSSRAGRAFAARHAEGTFIAAVNPQGARRQIDETRALVRASGRDADDLLFVQGMSFVVGGTEEEARRRARELEQDVSVDGLLAHISRDLGIDLGLLDPNRPVEELEIEGVQGIIRAFEEGNPGKRATVADLGRAYALSSQVVGTPETIADQLGEWQAAGIDGVNLIYHTTPGSFADFIENVTPVLQKRGLAQTDYAEGSLRERLFPGRPGRLVDRHPAARYRGAFAGPGDRSQPAA; encoded by the coding sequence ATGGCAAAGCGATTGATCTTCAACGGCTTCTCCATGAATGCCGTCTCCCATGTCTATCACGGGCTCTGGCGGCATCCGCTGACGGCGCAGACGCGCTTCAACGATCTGGATACCTGGGTCGCACTGGCCCGGCTGCTGGAAAAGGGCAAGTTCGACGCCCTGTTCGTCGCCGATATCCTGGGAGTGGACGCCGTCTACAAGGGGTCCTGGGACACCTATATCAAGGAAGCGGTGCAGATCCCGATCAACGATTCCGGCGTGCTGGTCGGGGCGCTGATCCAGTCGACGCAACATCTGGGACTGACGCTGACGAGCTCCATCCTGCAGGAGCACCCCTTCAACTTCGCCCGCAAGCTCTCCACCCTCGACCATCTGAGCAAGGGGCGGGTCGGCTGGAACATCGTCACCAGCGTCAGCCACAATGCGGCGCAGAATTTCGGCTTCGACCGCATCGTGCCGCATGACGAGCGCTACCGGTGGGCGGAGGAATATGTCGATGTCGTCTACAAGCTGTGGGAGGGCTCCTGGGACGACGATGCCGTCATCGACGACAAGGCCGGCAACATCTATGCCGATCCCGACCGGATCCACCGCATCCACCATCAAGGCCAGCGCTACAAGGTCCTGGGTCCGCATCTGAGCCAGCCCTCCCGGCAGCGCACGCCGGTCCTCTTCCAGGCGGGCTCCTCGCGGGCCGGCCGGGCCTTCGCCGCCCGCCATGCCGAAGGCACCTTCATCGCCGCCGTCAATCCGCAGGGCGCCCGCCGGCAGATCGACGAGACCCGGGCCCTGGTCAGGGCCTCCGGCCGCGACGCCGACGATCTCCTCTTCGTGCAGGGTATGTCCTTCGTGGTCGGCGGCACCGAGGAAGAGGCGCGGCGCCGGGCGCGCGAGCTGGAGCAGGACGTCAGCGTCGACGGGCTGCTCGCCCATATCAGCCGCGATCTCGGCATCGATCTCGGCCTCCTGGATCCCAACCGGCCGGTCGAGGAGCTGGAGATCGAGGGCGTCCAGGGCATCATCCGCGCCTTCGAGGAGGGCAACCCGGGCAAGCGTGCCACGGTGGCCGATCTCGGCCGCGCCTATGCCCTCAGCAGCCAGGTCGTCGGGACGCCCGAAACCATCGCCGACCAGCTCGGCGAATGGCAGGCGGCCGGCATCGACGGCGTCAACCTGATCTACCACACGACGCCCGGCTCCTTCGCCGATTTCATCGAGAACGTGACGCCCGTCCTCCAGAAGCGGGGGCTCGCCCAGACCGACTATGCCGAAGGCAGCCTGCGCGAGCGCCTGTTTCCCGGCCGTCCTGGCCGCCTCGTCGACCGCCATCCGGCCGCGCGCTACCGCGGCGCCTTCGCGGGTCCTGGCGACCGCAGCCAGCCGGCTGCGTAG
- a CDS encoding NtaA/DmoA family FMN-dependent monooxygenase (This protein belongs to a clade of FMN-dependent monooxygenases, within a broader family of flavin-dependent oxidoreductases, the luciferase-like monooxygenase (LMM) family, some of whose members use coenzyme F420 rather than FMN.), whose product MRKRLIFNAFSMNAVSHVYHGLWRHPQTRQTELNQLSTWVELAGILEKGRFDALFLADVIGVDKGHNGSWDVYLKEGIHFPANDPSVLAAALIGATTNLGLTFTSSILQSHPFDFARRVSTLDHLSGGRVGWNIVTTTSRNAAANFGFDEPVPHDERYRWADEYVEVAYKLWEGSWDDDAVRLDRTAQVYADPTRIRTIDHVGPRYRVAGPHLTSPSPQRTPVLIQAGSSRAGRAFAARNAEATFVVCLTPEAARSAIADIRVELAKAGRRPEDLLFFQGLSFVVGSTEEEAWRKARAIDDYVSTDGLAAHVGRDLGIDFGLLDPQKPVADYKIEGLQGFTQFFEEANPGKRARLVDLVTAMSYNGRIVGTPEQIADRLEDWQDAGIDGVNVAYQTTPGSFVDFIDHVMPVLRERGLAQRDYAPGTLRERLFPGRPAFLARNHPAARFRHPQRQAAE is encoded by the coding sequence ATGCGCAAGCGATTGATCTTCAACGCCTTTTCGATGAATGCCGTCTCCCATGTCTATCACGGGCTCTGGCGTCATCCGCAGACGCGCCAGACGGAGCTCAACCAGCTCTCGACCTGGGTCGAGCTCGCCGGGATCCTCGAGAAAGGCCGCTTCGACGCCCTGTTCCTGGCCGATGTGATCGGGGTCGACAAGGGGCACAACGGCAGCTGGGACGTCTATCTGAAGGAGGGCATCCACTTCCCCGCCAATGATCCGTCCGTCCTGGCGGCGGCGCTCATCGGCGCGACGACGAATCTCGGGCTGACCTTCACGAGCTCGATCCTGCAATCCCATCCCTTCGATTTCGCGCGGCGGGTGTCGACGCTGGACCATTTGAGCGGCGGGCGCGTCGGGTGGAACATCGTCACGACGACGAGCCGCAACGCCGCCGCCAATTTCGGCTTCGACGAGCCGGTCCCGCACGACGAGCGTTACCGCTGGGCGGACGAATATGTCGAGGTCGCCTACAAGCTGTGGGAAGGATCCTGGGACGACGACGCGGTGCGGCTCGACAGGACGGCGCAGGTCTACGCCGATCCCACGCGCATCCGGACCATCGATCATGTCGGGCCGCGCTACCGCGTGGCGGGACCGCATCTCACCAGCCCGTCGCCGCAGCGCACGCCGGTGCTGATCCAGGCCGGATCGTCCAGGGCGGGGCGCGCGTTCGCGGCCCGCAACGCCGAGGCGACCTTCGTGGTCTGCCTCACCCCGGAGGCCGCGCGCTCGGCCATCGCCGATATCCGGGTGGAACTGGCGAAGGCCGGCCGCCGGCCCGAGGACCTCCTGTTCTTCCAGGGGCTGTCCTTCGTGGTGGGGAGCACCGAGGAGGAGGCCTGGCGCAAGGCGCGGGCCATCGACGACTATGTGAGCACCGACGGCCTCGCCGCCCATGTCGGGCGGGACCTCGGCATTGATTTCGGTCTTCTCGATCCGCAAAAGCCGGTTGCCGACTACAAGATCGAGGGGCTGCAGGGCTTCACGCAATTCTTCGAGGAAGCCAATCCCGGCAAGCGGGCCCGCCTCGTCGATCTGGTGACGGCGATGTCCTATAACGGGCGCATCGTCGGCACGCCGGAGCAGATCGCCGACCGCCTCGAAGACTGGCAGGATGCCGGCATCGACGGCGTCAACGTCGCCTACCAGACCACGCCGGGCTCCTTCGTCGACTTCATCGACCACGTCATGCCGGTGCTGCGCGAACGGGGCCTCGCCCAGCGCGACTACGCCCCCGGCACCTTGCGCGAGCGCCTCTTCCCGGGGCGCCCGGCCTTCCTGGCGAGAAACCATCCCGCCGCCCGCTTCCGCCACCCGCAGCGCCAAGCTGCCGAATAG
- a CDS encoding peroxidase-related enzyme (This protein belongs to a clade of uncharacterized proteins related to peroxidases such as the alkylhydroperoxidase AhpD.), which yields MTTVLDAAIGQPLSRLPVPDVAALPDDVRKIVDAHHRENWVRSLSLNGETVHRFAGYFESLFSPRGRLPLQERELIAVIVSAANGCGLCTVHHTRALGDVLDDHARAQRIALDDHLVPLSKRERALADLARKITQSPKAVGEKDFATLRDAGLSDADILEAVETSAWFNHTNRIFISLGVVPDDKFFPA from the coding sequence ATGACGACGGTTCTGGATGCAGCAATCGGACAGCCCCTGTCGCGGTTGCCCGTGCCCGATGTCGCCGCCTTGCCGGATGACGTGAGGAAGATCGTCGACGCACATCATCGGGAGAATTGGGTGCGTTCGCTCTCGCTGAACGGCGAGACCGTGCATCGCTTTGCCGGCTATTTCGAAAGTCTGTTCTCGCCGCGGGGCCGCCTGCCGCTGCAGGAGCGCGAATTGATCGCGGTGATCGTCTCCGCGGCGAATGGCTGCGGCCTGTGCACCGTCCATCACACCCGCGCGCTCGGCGACGTGCTGGACGACCACGCCCGTGCGCAGCGTATCGCGCTCGACGATCATCTCGTCCCGCTTTCGAAGCGCGAGCGAGCCCTGGCGGACCTCGCACGGAAGATCACGCAGTCACCCAAGGCCGTGGGCGAGAAGGATTTCGCGACCCTGCGCGACGCAGGCCTGTCCGATGCCGACATCCTCGAAGCCGTCGAGACGAGCGCCTGGTTCAATCACACCAACCGCATCTTCATCTCGCTCGGCGTCGTGCCGGACGACAAGTTCTTTCCGGCCTGA
- a CDS encoding sugar ABC transporter substrate-binding protein yields the protein MPIRTNPLAFGDLGEKRVVDAHLDRLDTRGVSRRDFLALASAGVAAGAAAGLLGSSSVAVAAPSGKLAYLAWTSRVEFMVQASKATQAAAKAFGLGYSYLDGQIDSQRQLNQAEEQFNVGANAIILHAPDGSAVKRIAQLAEQNKAYFSNVWATLPWFTPFDASEYYALYAVPEEFSAHRGVTEVLLRTVTEKFGGGKILGVTGVPGFSTDSVRSRGRDEAFKAFPKTQLVDQLPGLFNREDSLKATQALLARHNDIVGVVAQNDDVAQGVIAALRSAGLRAGEDVLVVGADGTAEGARAIKSGVQLATSANCPAFQAGFFTAYLYDVLNGWKPRASERMLNWHSVITTQSNVDVYLKRYVDNGDVLPFDYRRMSKVAHPADWDPQGEITPLDIDVEWAGLPKPEGWTYPKAYIDAKTNGEWDAVKKEYSEHYKIPFFGPSPNA from the coding sequence GTGCCCATCAGGACGAACCCGCTCGCCTTCGGCGATCTCGGCGAAAAGCGCGTCGTCGACGCCCATCTCGACCGGCTCGACACGCGCGGCGTTTCGCGCCGCGACTTCCTGGCGCTGGCTTCGGCCGGGGTCGCCGCGGGTGCGGCGGCCGGGCTGCTCGGCAGCTCCTCGGTCGCCGTCGCCGCGCCATCCGGCAAGCTCGCCTATCTCGCATGGACGAGCCGCGTGGAGTTCATGGTGCAGGCCAGCAAGGCGACGCAGGCCGCCGCGAAGGCCTTCGGCCTCGGCTACAGCTATCTGGACGGCCAGATCGACAGCCAGCGCCAGCTCAACCAGGCCGAGGAGCAGTTCAACGTCGGCGCCAACGCCATCATCCTGCATGCGCCGGACGGCAGCGCCGTCAAGCGCATCGCCCAGCTCGCCGAACAGAACAAGGCCTATTTCTCGAATGTCTGGGCGACGCTGCCCTGGTTCACGCCGTTCGACGCCAGCGAATACTACGCCCTCTATGCGGTGCCCGAGGAGTTCTCGGCCCATCGCGGCGTCACCGAGGTGCTGCTCAGGACTGTGACGGAGAAGTTCGGCGGCGGCAAGATCCTCGGCGTTACCGGCGTGCCGGGCTTCTCCACCGATTCGGTGCGTAGCCGCGGGCGGGACGAGGCCTTCAAGGCTTTCCCCAAGACCCAGCTGGTCGACCAGCTTCCGGGCCTGTTCAACCGCGAGGACTCCCTCAAGGCGACACAGGCTCTCCTTGCCCGGCACAACGATATCGTGGGGGTCGTCGCCCAGAACGACGACGTGGCGCAGGGCGTCATCGCCGCCCTGCGCAGCGCCGGCCTGCGGGCGGGCGAGGACGTGCTGGTGGTGGGCGCGGACGGCACCGCCGAAGGCGCGCGCGCCATCAAGAGCGGCGTACAGCTCGCCACCAGCGCGAACTGCCCCGCCTTCCAGGCCGGTTTCTTCACCGCCTATCTCTACGACGTGCTCAACGGCTGGAAGCCGCGCGCCTCCGAGAGAATGCTGAACTGGCATTCGGTCATCACGACGCAGAGCAATGTCGACGTCTACCTCAAACGCTATGTCGACAATGGCGATGTGCTGCCCTTCGACTACCGCCGGATGTCCAAGGTCGCCCATCCCGCCGATTGGGACCCGCAGGGAGAGATCACGCCGCTCGACATCGACGTGGAATGGGCGGGCCTGCCCAAGCCCGAGGGGTGGACCTATCCCAAGGCCTATATCGATGCGAAGACCAACGGCGAATGGGATGCGGTGAAGAAGGAATACAGCGAGCATTACAAGATTCCCTTCTTTGGTCCGTCGCCGAATGCCTGA